One Lampris incognitus isolate fLamInc1 chromosome 14, fLamInc1.hap2, whole genome shotgun sequence DNA window includes the following coding sequences:
- the LOC130123472 gene encoding uncharacterized protein LOC130123472, whose amino-acid sequence MAASAREGSGGHSKHKHRQERFYVQIALELLELLDGDKSDLKNLSDNDDAILDADNQPSPREQSSSEDDSSDDEDPIPQPTEHSRGRKHLRGENKGRGMRWRATPLTPNLAEFEHEDETEQDRNGWTPLNYFEQYIDKDLMKIISDCSNAMSLSRSGGLLNTSVDEVYHFFGACILMSCVQYPKIRMYWSNALRFTAITDRFTRDRFFRLR is encoded by the exons atggcggcGAGCGCAAGGGAAGGTTCGGGTGGCCACTCCAAACACAAACATCGACAAG AGCGTTTTTATGTGCAAATAGCACTGGAGCTACTTGAGTTACTTGATGGAGACAAGTCAGATTTGAAAAACTTGTCTGACAACGATGATGCCATCCTGGATGCTGATAACCAACCCTCACCACGGGAGCAAAGCAGCAGTGAGGATGACAGTAGTGATGATGAGGACCCCATTCCTCAGCCCACTGAGCACAGCAGGGGACGTAAACATCTCCGTGGTGAAAATAAAG GACGTGGAATGCGCTGGAGGGCTACTCCATTGACGCCAAACCTTGCTGAGTTTGAGCATGAAGACGAAACTGAGCAAGACAGAAATGGCTGGACCCCACTAAACTATTTTGAACAGTATATAGATAAAGATTTGATGAAAATTATTTCAGATTGCTCTAATGCTATGTCACTGTCTAGGAGTGGGGGCCTACTCAACACATCAGTAGATGAGGTTTACCATTTTTTTGGTGCCTGTATTTTGATGTCCTGTGTCCAATACCCAAAAATCAGGATGTACTGGTCCAATGCCTTGAGATTCACTGCCATCACTGACAGATTCACACGTGACAGATTCTTCAGACTGAGGTGA